From a single Pseudobutyrivibrio xylanivorans genomic region:
- a CDS encoding SDR family oxidoreductase: MGKNYFDLTGNVALVTGCSSGLGVQMAKALANQGCSIVAVARRQNLIEEVAADIAKTYGVKTLAVPCDITDTERVNAAVDEVLEKLGRIDILVNNAGTGSGATSAEDMEDSQFEGEVAIDLTGSFKMARAVAKKAMIPANYGRVINIASMYGLVGNNIAPAAAYHAAKGGMVNLTRALAAEWGNKGITVNAICPGYFETPLTKETLDSEFFQQYAKTMIPLSRYGKEGELDTAALFLASPLSTYVTGVVLPVDGGYTCM; encoded by the coding sequence ATGGGGAAAAATTATTTTGATCTAACAGGAAATGTAGCTCTAGTTACAGGATGCTCATCTGGGCTTGGTGTGCAAATGGCAAAAGCTCTTGCAAACCAAGGGTGTAGCATTGTTGCAGTAGCCAGACGCCAAAATCTTATTGAAGAGGTTGCTGCTGATATTGCCAAAACTTACGGTGTGAAAACACTGGCTGTACCTTGTGATATCACTGACACCGAAAGGGTAAATGCAGCCGTTGATGAAGTACTGGAGAAATTAGGACGCATTGATATCCTCGTTAATAATGCAGGAACTGGCTCTGGCGCCACATCGGCTGAAGATATGGAAGACAGCCAATTTGAGGGAGAGGTTGCCATCGATTTAACCGGAAGCTTTAAAATGGCTCGAGCTGTTGCCAAGAAAGCTATGATTCCAGCCAACTATGGCAGAGTTATAAACATTGCCTCTATGTATGGCCTTGTTGGAAATAATATAGCTCCTGCAGCCGCTTATCATGCTGCAAAGGGTGGTATGGTTAACCTCACCCGCGCATTGGCAGCTGAATGGGGAAATAAAGGCATCACAGTCAATGCAATCTGCCCAGGATATTTTGAGACACCGCTAACCAAGGAAACTCTCGACAGCGAATTTTTCCAGCAATACGCTAAAACAATGATTCCACTGAGTCGCTACGGCAAAGAAGGTGAGCTCGACACCGCAGCCCTATTCCTTGCCTCACCTCTCAGCACCTACGTCACTGG